Proteins encoded by one window of Erysipelothrix rhusiopathiae:
- a CDS encoding response regulator transcription factor produces the protein MYNVLLVDDEYMILSGLQKIINWDDLGLQCVGTASNGQEALEFVRKHPVDIVVTDVSMPEQSGIEFVQAAQEEDINFNFVVLSGYQEFEYVKEGIRLGAENFLLKPISKEELNETLRKTVSKLDSEKRHAHTDTLLFENTLERWVNDDIDNVDLRRILKQVGKPLQAHALYTCMIITQIQESSQTAWIQRLISHNQYYAFYDDQDLVMILEGDRVAFDAIRKDLSGHIDHQKQILAVGELLVPLEEVPNSYQQAETLVSVSRFYGDHPITERMMLKNKLEQNESMYEISFKKFHHALSIGDIHLIKSEIGAMFKLLFEYEADPEYVRYIGFVIFSDIYRQHESVGSQMYHDLLHELNKCDSIAEIREVLHHALEATRYDQVLKQHNPNIQKVLQIVLKDYAQDITISSIADTLHMNAMYLGQLFKKETNKSFSQYLNHFRIKEAQNLLLKSNHNINEIAELVGYTSSGYFYKNFKKECGISPKEYRERYLKQPERIR, from the coding sequence ATGTATAATGTTTTACTTGTGGATGATGAATATATGATTTTAAGTGGACTACAAAAAATTATTAATTGGGATGACTTAGGACTGCAATGTGTCGGGACCGCATCCAATGGTCAAGAAGCCCTTGAATTTGTAAGGAAGCATCCAGTCGATATTGTGGTAACGGATGTGAGTATGCCTGAACAATCAGGGATTGAATTTGTACAAGCTGCTCAAGAGGAAGACATCAACTTTAACTTTGTGGTCTTATCGGGATATCAAGAGTTTGAGTATGTGAAAGAGGGAATCCGGCTTGGAGCTGAAAACTTCCTATTAAAACCCATCAGTAAAGAAGAATTGAATGAGACATTAAGGAAAACAGTATCAAAACTTGATAGTGAAAAACGACATGCACATACAGATACACTTTTATTTGAGAATACACTTGAACGATGGGTCAATGATGATATTGATAATGTGGATCTACGACGTATTTTAAAACAAGTGGGAAAACCATTACAGGCACATGCGCTTTATACCTGTATGATCATTACCCAAATTCAAGAGTCTTCTCAGACTGCTTGGATTCAACGTCTTATTTCTCACAATCAATACTATGCATTTTATGATGACCAAGATCTGGTCATGATTTTAGAGGGCGACCGCGTTGCCTTTGATGCAATACGAAAAGATCTTTCAGGTCACATTGATCACCAAAAGCAAATTCTTGCGGTGGGAGAACTTTTAGTTCCGCTCGAAGAAGTTCCAAACAGTTACCAACAAGCGGAAACACTTGTAAGTGTGTCTCGTTTTTACGGAGACCATCCGATTACAGAACGGATGATGCTTAAAAACAAACTTGAACAAAATGAATCGATGTATGAAATCTCGTTTAAAAAATTTCATCATGCCTTATCAATTGGGGATATTCATTTGATTAAGTCTGAAATCGGAGCAATGTTTAAGCTGCTTTTCGAATATGAAGCAGATCCGGAGTATGTTCGTTATATTGGATTTGTGATTTTCTCGGATATTTATCGTCAACATGAAAGTGTTGGATCACAAATGTATCATGATTTACTTCATGAATTGAATAAGTGTGATAGCATCGCGGAAATTCGGGAAGTATTACATCATGCACTTGAAGCAACCCGTTATGATCAGGTTTTAAAACAACATAATCCGAATATTCAAAAAGTCCTTCAAATTGTTTTAAAAGACTACGCTCAAGATATTACAATCAGTTCGATTGCGGATACATTGCATATGAATGCGATGTACCTTGGACAACTGTTCAAGAAAGAAACAAACAAAAGTTTCTCTCAATACTTAAATCATTTTCGGATTAAAGAGGCACAGAATTTACTCTTAAAGTCGAATCATAATATTAATGAGATTGCGGAACTTGTCGGTTATACAAGTTCAGGTTATTTTTATAAAAACTTTAAAAAAGAATGCGGCATTTCACCGAAAGAATATCGGGAACGTTATCTAAAACAACCGGAACGGATTCGATAA
- a CDS encoding YesL family protein gives MVATTITNVFERVYTVMKMSLMFWVLTLMGGVVLGVGPAFLVLMDLYHEHGWEYRGYAWRNLVSLFKTHFKRGNALFYTVLFPQILLGYNVYLATQVKHPLFFVLDFILIAMFIFLSIAYIYALVLNAAFEIDFYNLIKLSVISVFVNFFKIFRILMLMMCVLALTYRYKGLILFGSIGIYIALMHWSLNGWIHEVDEKIEIL, from the coding sequence ATGGTTGCAACAACAATAACGAACGTCTTCGAACGAGTCTATACCGTTATGAAGATGAGTTTAATGTTCTGGGTACTAACTTTAATGGGTGGTGTTGTTTTAGGTGTTGGTCCAGCTTTTCTTGTTCTGATGGATTTATATCATGAACATGGTTGGGAATATCGTGGTTATGCATGGCGTAATCTTGTGTCACTTTTTAAAACGCATTTCAAACGTGGAAATGCATTATTTTATACGGTCTTATTTCCGCAAATTTTGCTGGGCTATAATGTGTATCTCGCAACGCAAGTGAAACATCCATTGTTTTTTGTTTTAGATTTTATCTTGATTGCAATGTTTATTTTCCTATCAATTGCATATATCTACGCTTTGGTTTTAAATGCCGCATTTGAAATTGATTTCTATAACCTTATTAAACTGAGTGTTATTTCTGTATTTGTAAATTTCTTTAAAATCTTTCGTATCCTTATGTTAATGATGTGTGTACTCGCACTAACATATCGATATAAGGGATTAATTTTATTTGGTAGTATTGGAATCTATATTGCGCTTATGCATTGGAGTTTAAACGGTTGGATTCATGAAGTTGATGAAAAGATTGAAATCCTTTAA
- a CDS encoding GH92 family glycosyl hydrolase, with product MKSLNIDTRIGTENHHAFSKGNALPYTGVPFGMNYFAPQTDGTKGSWWFHPETETFQGFRVTHQPSPWMGDFSSMLISPFSGKQRVSSLYDIQSTYRKHEAVFEPHYLKLYSPRYQLTNELTASMYGASMRLQGPQSISVAFSAINEIQLTQNNQILEGWVSNPSGCEDPNLKMYFVFKINQPGTLIKVNDFYVFQTDSNHLQIHASFSHQSLEQAHRNQSRESDDFDTMYNHAFALWSQNLGRIRFDHHNPQQSQMFRHCLYRAHLFPMTFHEYDEAMNPCYYNTLSQKTEVGYMVTNNGFWDTYKTVFPLMSLINHDQYALSLKGFLNHANHTGYLPKWLSPDERGLMPGTLIDAVICDAILKGIGTEDREQLLELMIHASSKESSNSNYGRRAVNDYLRYGYVPNHYGESVNQTLDNAYSDFCIAQVARYCGKTEQAVAYLKQSYNYQNLFDSQIGFMRPRDISGNFEEPFNSHRWGGAYTEGSAWQNSFGVYHDIQGLINLYGGAIPFTQKLDELVNQKPTFDVGSYGFEIHEMSEMAAIDFGQMAISNQPSFHIPYLYTYANKASSSQVLLRQLMTHCFTNSFPGDEDNGSMSAWYIFSALGFYPVCPGSLEYVIGIPLLDSAQIHLSNGQTFNITTHNNLPQCNFISEIRYNGEPYHDCVLRHETLMSGGHLEITLGVVPNDNWFNEKKPFSNTKKHK from the coding sequence CAACCCAGTCCTTGGATGGGTGATTTTTCATCGATGTTAATCAGTCCGTTCTCTGGTAAACAACGTGTAAGTTCGCTTTATGATATTCAATCCACATATCGTAAGCACGAAGCAGTTTTTGAACCCCATTATCTAAAACTTTACAGTCCAAGATACCAACTCACAAATGAACTAACAGCTTCAATGTATGGTGCTTCAATGCGACTTCAAGGACCACAATCCATCTCGGTTGCATTTAGTGCCATCAATGAGATTCAATTGACCCAGAACAATCAAATCCTTGAGGGTTGGGTATCAAACCCTTCAGGATGTGAAGACCCAAATCTTAAGATGTATTTTGTATTTAAAATAAATCAACCCGGAACGCTGATTAAGGTAAATGATTTTTATGTTTTCCAAACCGATTCCAACCACTTACAAATCCATGCGAGCTTCTCACATCAATCACTCGAGCAAGCCCACCGAAACCAAAGTCGTGAAAGCGATGATTTTGATACCATGTATAATCATGCCTTTGCCCTTTGGTCTCAAAACCTTGGACGCATTCGTTTTGACCACCACAATCCTCAACAAAGCCAAATGTTCCGTCATTGTCTTTATCGTGCCCATTTATTCCCAATGACATTTCATGAATATGACGAAGCAATGAATCCTTGTTATTACAATACACTATCCCAAAAAACTGAAGTAGGTTATATGGTTACAAACAATGGTTTTTGGGATACATATAAAACGGTTTTTCCACTTATGAGCTTAATTAATCATGATCAATACGCTTTGAGCCTTAAAGGTTTTCTAAACCATGCAAACCATACGGGATATCTTCCCAAGTGGCTTTCTCCAGATGAACGTGGACTCATGCCAGGAACACTAATTGATGCCGTAATCTGTGATGCCATCTTAAAGGGTATTGGAACTGAAGATCGTGAACAACTGCTTGAACTTATGATTCACGCATCATCTAAAGAATCATCCAATTCAAACTATGGTCGCCGTGCCGTTAACGACTATCTAAGGTATGGATATGTACCAAATCACTATGGAGAAAGTGTCAATCAGACCCTCGATAATGCTTACTCTGACTTTTGTATTGCGCAAGTTGCAAGGTATTGTGGAAAAACCGAGCAAGCAGTGGCCTATCTTAAACAATCCTATAACTACCAAAATCTTTTTGATTCTCAAATAGGTTTCATGCGCCCTCGTGATATATCCGGAAACTTTGAAGAACCCTTCAACAGTCATCGTTGGGGTGGTGCGTATACAGAAGGATCCGCTTGGCAAAACAGTTTTGGCGTTTACCACGACATCCAAGGACTGATCAACCTCTATGGTGGAGCCATACCGTTTACACAAAAGCTAGATGAACTCGTAAATCAAAAACCAACCTTTGATGTAGGAAGTTACGGTTTTGAAATACATGAAATGAGTGAAATGGCCGCAATTGATTTTGGACAGATGGCAATCTCAAATCAACCATCCTTCCACATCCCTTATCTTTACACCTACGCAAACAAAGCCAGTTCAAGTCAGGTTTTACTACGACAATTAATGACACATTGCTTTACAAACAGTTTCCCAGGAGACGAAGATAACGGGAGTATGAGTGCTTGGTATATCTTTAGTGCTCTCGGTTTCTATCCCGTATGTCCCGGTAGTTTAGAGTATGTTATTGGAATACCCCTTTTAGATTCAGCACAGATCCATCTAAGTAACGGTCAAACCTTCAATATCACCACCCACAACAATCTTCCTCAATGTAATTTTATAAGCGAGATTCGATATAATGGAGAGCCTTATCATGATTGTGTCTTAAGACATGAGACCCTCATGAGTGGCGGACATCTTGAAATAACACTTGGAGTTGTACCCAATGATAATTGGTTTAATGAAAAGAAACCTTTTTCAAATACAAAAAAGCACAAGTAA
- a CDS encoding ABC transporter substrate-binding protein yields the protein MKKGVFKTFTVLMAALLVLTGCGKKTDKPEGEVVTLQLYQVGDAPKNLDELTDAINKISEEEIGVKVKFNYIGWGDYEQKMSVMVTAGDEFDLAFANNYTINAQKGAYADLTDLVKEHAKEFFDSVDPIYYDGNVIDGKLYGFPINGNVFAQQMLTFNSDYLNKYNIDVSNINSYADAEAALQTVKDNEPEVAPFAIGSGYKATLGNFDYILGDKLPFAINLDGDTTKIVNAYETSQGMETLKQIHGLYKKGLIPQDAATSTTGYALESPVWFMRQETQGPADYGDSLLSQVAGKEIISRPLNKPLKSTAQAQMGNFIVAINSKHKVEAVKWLNLLNTNAQMMNTLIYGIEGEAWKKIDDNHLELLDGYKEDNHMAAWNTGNSALLLQQAKITDEMIAKRAEDTKNAPVSPILGFNFKTDEVKTEISALMNVMEEYSAVINTGTVDPEVKVPEFVEKLKAAGWDKVLEEMQTQFDAFQASK from the coding sequence ATGAAAAAAGGCGTTTTTAAAACGTTTACAGTTTTAATGGCTGCATTACTTGTATTAACAGGTTGTGGCAAGAAAACTGATAAACCAGAGGGAGAAGTTGTGACATTACAACTTTATCAAGTAGGGGATGCACCCAAGAACCTTGATGAACTAACAGATGCAATCAATAAAATTTCTGAAGAAGAAATTGGGGTTAAAGTTAAATTTAACTATATTGGTTGGGGAGACTATGAACAAAAAATGTCTGTAATGGTTACAGCAGGTGATGAGTTTGACTTAGCATTTGCGAATAACTATACCATTAACGCACAAAAAGGTGCTTATGCAGACTTAACAGATTTAGTGAAAGAACACGCAAAAGAGTTCTTTGATTCTGTAGATCCAATTTACTACGATGGTAACGTAATTGATGGTAAACTATACGGTTTCCCAATCAACGGTAACGTGTTTGCACAACAAATGCTTACATTTAACTCCGATTACCTAAACAAATACAACATTGATGTATCAAACATCAACAGCTACGCAGATGCGGAAGCAGCACTTCAAACTGTAAAAGATAATGAACCTGAAGTAGCACCATTTGCAATCGGTAGTGGTTACAAAGCAACACTTGGAAACTTTGACTATATTTTAGGTGATAAGTTACCATTTGCAATCAACCTTGATGGCGACACAACAAAAATTGTGAATGCTTATGAAACATCACAAGGTATGGAAACATTAAAACAAATTCACGGACTTTACAAAAAAGGATTAATTCCTCAAGATGCAGCAACTTCCACAACAGGATATGCACTTGAAAGCCCAGTATGGTTTATGCGACAAGAAACACAAGGACCAGCAGACTATGGTGATTCTCTACTATCACAAGTAGCTGGTAAAGAAATCATTTCACGTCCACTAAACAAACCTTTAAAATCTACAGCTCAAGCACAAATGGGTAACTTTATCGTTGCAATCAACTCAAAACATAAAGTTGAAGCAGTAAAATGGTTAAACCTATTAAATACCAATGCACAAATGATGAATACATTAATCTATGGTATTGAAGGCGAAGCATGGAAAAAAATTGATGATAACCACTTAGAATTATTAGATGGTTATAAAGAAGATAATCATATGGCTGCATGGAATACAGGGAACAGTGCCCTTCTACTCCAACAAGCTAAGATTACCGATGAAATGATTGCGAAACGTGCAGAAGATACTAAGAATGCACCAGTTTCACCAATCTTAGGCTTTAACTTTAAGACAGATGAAGTTAAAACAGAGATCAGTGCTTTAATGAACGTTATGGAAGAATACTCAGCAGTTATCAATACAGGAACTGTTGATCCAGAAGTTAAAGTTCCAGAATTTGTGGAAAAACTTAAAGCAGCAGGTTGGGATAAAGTATTGGAAGAAATGCAAACACAATTCGATGCATTCCAAGCAAGTAAATAA
- a CDS encoding sensor histidine kinase, whose product MKKLIKSYSVILIIIITIFAITVGYVTSKRDYDEAVLQNKAISQKMTEIIESYEQDLRKIVFDLFTDADHVQSMKDYFYMDLPTYYTQQLSQDPFIFFPKDIQKLYDRYDGIEGFMITLNNSNDLYYSHTLQKMGYKPKRVPNIGEQLMFHRVLTNYDSYDPVGIIHLIADTQSINTQIDSINHSVPRSIYILTDNGKIKYAYTDREDEGLGVMLRQSYETGRDYSALIDQHYLKHEVPLQNGNRVVVAVNRADVVAKSFKTYASVILGSIVLDVLLLWLLFRTFGRYSHQVDDILQSMGRVKDGAIDYRIPTEDKEDELRDISIGINETLDSISQYVEEIYQLEIRQQDINLRALQSQINPHFLYNTLEFIRMYAVSEGVDELADVVYTFASLLRNNISLEKTTTLAKELEFCEKYVYLHQMRYPNRVAYKFDIEPGLEQIIMPKFTMQPLIENYFIHGIDFGRVDNAIKVTAYRKTGKIVLEVSDNGKGMDNKRLAHIQKLIDESVFNINDHNSVGLLNVHERLKTYFSDSHYSMTISINNLKGFTVTMRFDEEDKYV is encoded by the coding sequence ATGAAAAAGTTGATTAAGTCCTATTCCGTTATCTTAATCATTATCATTACGATTTTCGCAATTACAGTTGGGTATGTCACATCAAAACGAGACTACGATGAGGCAGTTCTTCAAAATAAAGCGATTAGTCAAAAAATGACGGAAATTATTGAAAGTTATGAACAGGATTTACGTAAAATTGTTTTTGATTTGTTTACGGATGCAGATCATGTACAAAGTATGAAAGATTACTTTTACATGGATCTGCCCACGTATTATACGCAACAATTATCACAAGATCCTTTTATCTTCTTTCCAAAAGATATTCAGAAGCTCTACGATCGTTACGATGGGATTGAAGGGTTTATGATTACCTTAAATAATTCAAATGATTTGTACTATTCTCATACATTACAAAAAATGGGTTATAAACCGAAACGTGTTCCCAATATTGGTGAACAACTTATGTTTCATCGCGTTCTAACAAATTACGACTCGTATGATCCGGTAGGAATTATCCATCTTATAGCGGATACGCAAAGCATTAATACACAGATTGATTCTATCAATCATTCGGTTCCACGCTCAATCTACATCTTAACGGACAATGGGAAAATTAAGTATGCCTATACCGATCGCGAAGATGAAGGGTTGGGGGTTATGTTGCGTCAAAGTTATGAGACAGGGCGCGATTACAGTGCCTTGATTGACCAGCATTACCTTAAACATGAAGTACCCCTTCAAAATGGTAATCGTGTTGTAGTCGCAGTGAATCGGGCAGATGTTGTAGCGAAATCATTTAAAACATATGCTTCAGTTATTTTAGGCAGTATTGTTTTAGATGTGCTTTTATTATGGCTTCTCTTTCGAACCTTCGGTCGATACAGTCATCAAGTTGATGATATCTTACAATCTATGGGACGCGTGAAAGACGGGGCTATTGATTATCGTATTCCGACGGAAGATAAAGAAGATGAATTACGAGATATTTCAATCGGTATTAATGAAACACTCGATAGTATTAGTCAGTACGTGGAGGAAATATATCAACTTGAGATTCGCCAACAAGATATTAATCTTCGGGCCCTTCAATCACAAATCAATCCACATTTTCTTTATAATACTTTAGAATTCATTCGAATGTATGCGGTGAGTGAAGGGGTCGATGAACTGGCAGATGTCGTCTATACCTTTGCCAGTCTGCTTCGTAATAATATTTCGTTAGAAAAAACGACGACTTTGGCTAAGGAACTTGAGTTTTGTGAGAAGTATGTTTACTTGCATCAAATGCGATATCCAAATCGTGTTGCATATAAATTTGATATAGAACCAGGCTTGGAACAAATCATCATGCCGAAATTCACGATGCAACCACTTATTGAGAACTATTTCATTCATGGTATTGATTTTGGACGCGTCGATAATGCGATTAAAGTTACAGCTTATCGTAAAACAGGTAAAATTGTTTTAGAAGTTTCAGATAATGGTAAAGGCATGGATAATAAACGCCTAGCACATATTCAGAAACTCATCGATGAGTCAGTTTTCAACATCAACGACCATAATTCGGTTGGTTTATTAAATGTTCATGAACGACTCAAAACATACTTTAGTGATTCCCATTACAGTATGACAATCAGCATCAATAATCTAAAAGGTTTTACGGTCACAATGCGTTTTGATGAGGAGGATAAATATGTATAA